In a single window of the Alosa sapidissima isolate fAloSap1 chromosome 18, fAloSap1.pri, whole genome shotgun sequence genome:
- the fam81b gene encoding protein FAM81B — MSYETALQPHQPDKSVMLEGRLTNQERTLAALLQQALQIKDEMASSLRSTHGSLLAECSSRRLLENHIHTITHIVKQLSADIQVLETQIAQRDAVASGTSVTVQNLDQKNLVGIGDLRGRVARCDASIAKLSGDVSAGSKDVLRLQQEILEIRLSLELRLKDTELKLSEAVTKLESTQAEQVLMQKNTSGDLTREIQRLDVKACENVKDLQQEAVRLRRWTEQQLQTTAQSHTHGSQQLRSLMQDRLGDVEGRCNKQLSLLSARLEAVEARLELESSTQQLRRSESKHKARLGSLETTLRQELDDIRSEYRSGFQSIHESINSLKYIGSTKAELDKETLQRDIKQIRRKMAGLRDV; from the exons ATGTCCTATGAGACTGCATTGCAACCACACCAGCCAGACAA GTCGGTCATGCTGGAGGGTCGCTTGACCAACCAGGAGCGGACGTTGGCAGCTCTGCTCCAGCAGGCATTGCAGATAAAGGACGAGATGGCATCTAGCCTGCGGTCCACTCACGGCTCTCTGTTGGCCGAGTGTTCATCcagacggctcctggagaaccaCATCCACACCATCACTCACATCGTCAAGCAGCTCAGCGCTGACATTCAG GTGCTTGAGACTCAGATCGCCCAAAGAGACGCCGTAGCATCGGGTACGTCCGTCACCGTGCAGAATCTGGACCAGAAGAACCTGGTCGGCATTGGAGACCTCAGGGGCAGAGTGGCCAG GTGTGACGCCAGCATCGCTAAACTCTCGGGGGACGTGAGTGCCGGCTCGAAGGACGTCCTCCGCCTGCAACAGGAGATCCTGGAGATCAGGTTGAGTCTTGAGCTTCGCCTGAAGGACACGGAGCTGAAG TTGTCTGAGGCTGTGACGAAATTAGAGAGCACACAAGCAGAGCAGGTGCTCATGCAGAAGAACACCAGTGGCGACTTAACCAGGGAGATCCAGCGCTTGGATGTGAA AGCCTGTGAGAATGTGAAGGACCTGCAGCAGGAGGCGGTCAGGCTAAGGAGATGGACGGAGCAACAGCTGCAGACGACAGCGCAGAGTCACACACATGGCTCCCAGCAGCTCCGGTCACTCATGCAGGACAGGCTG GGGGATGTAGAAGGGAGGTGCAACAAGcagctctccctcctctccgctCGCCTGGAGGCTGTGGAGGCCAGGCTGGAACTTGAGTCCTCCACGCAGCAGCTCAGACGCTCGGAGAGCAAACACAAGGCGCGTCTGGGTAGCCTGGAGACAACCCTGAGACAGGAGCTGGACGACATCAGGAGCGAGTACCGGTCTG GATTCCAATCGATTCACGAGTCCATCAACTCCCTTAAGTATATTGGTAGCACCAAGGCTGAGTTGGACAAGGAGACGCTGCAGCGAGACATCAAACAGATTCGCAGGAAGATGGCGGGACTGAGAGACGTTTAA